The genomic DNA GCGCGCAGGTCGGTGCGGTCGCGCCGCTTGGCGGCGCTGTCGATGCCCAGCTTGCGGTCGCGCTTCTGTTCCATTGCCGGCAGCGCCTCGCCGTCGCGGTTGAACGACCAGGCCAGCTTGGCCTCGCCCAGCGGCAGCGCTTCGCCCGTATGGCCTTCGTGGCCCGTGTTCCAGGTATGCCAGGTCTTGCCGTAGCTGTTCATCTTCGACTTCATCAGCGACTTCTCGGCCGCTTCCGGAATGCCCGGCGCGACCAGCTGGCCGGACAGGATCTCGCCGTTGTGCGGGTGCCAGAACTTGCGCTCGGCCTCGGGCAGCAGCGCGAACGCCTTTGCCGAAATGATGTACTCGACGCCGTTCATATTGGCGTCTGCCGTATTGCCGTCGAACAGGACGCACTGGGCGAAGTCCTCGTTGCGCTGGTGGCAGTAGTGATGGGCTTCCATTTGCAGTTCCGGTGCGTCCTTCATCGGGTGGAAGCCGACCAGGTAGATGTCGAAGCCGCGCATCGGCGCCGCGCCTTGCAGTACCTTGGCGCCCACTTCCAGCACCTGCGTCTTGGCGGACTTCGGCGCGCCGGCCGGACCCACGGAAGGGGGCGAGTCGCGTTGGGCGAGGGCGGGAATGGCGGCAGCCAGCAGGGTGGCGCCGATGAGGCAAGTCAGGGTAGTTTTTTGCATGTTACCTCCAGTAGCACAGGGGGCGCCCATGCTACCGCTGCCGCCGCCGGCGCGGCGCTCAGAACGCGCCGCGTTCGCGCAGCAGGCGTTGCCACGCCGGCACCGCGGCCTGCCAGAACGCCGCGATCGAAGGCGCGGCCAGGTGCAGGCCGAGGAAGCGGGCGGCCGGCAGCAGGGCGTGCGCCAGCAGGTCGGCCGGCCCGGCGCCGTTGTCGAAGGCCGCGGCGCCGGTCTGCTTGGACAGCTTTTCGCCAGCGTCGTTCAGCACCACCGGCACGTGCAGGTAGCGCGGATGGGGCAATCCCAGCAGGTCCTGCAGCACCAGCTGGCGCGGCGTGGAGTCCAGCAGGTCGGCGCCGCGCACGATGTCGGTGATGCCTTGCGCGCCGTCGTCGACGACCACGGCCAACTGGTAGGCCCAGAAGCCGTCGGCGCGGCGGATAACGAAATCGCCCACCTCGCGCGCGATGTCCTGCTCGACCCAGCCGTGCCAGCGGTCCTGGAAGCCGACTACGTGGCTCGGCAGGTCGGGCATGCGCACGCGCAGCGCGCGCGGCACCTTGCCCGGCGCCAGCCCGGTGCGGCAGGTGCCGGGGTAGACCAGGCTGGCGTTGGCGCCGTGCTGCGCGGCCAGGCGCGTTTGCGAATCGGCGATCTCGCGGCGCGAGCAGCCGCACGGGTAGACGTTGTGCGCCAGCTGCGCCAGCGCGGCGTCGTACAGCGCCGTGCGTTGCGTCTGCCACGTGACGTCGCCGTCCCACTGCATGCCGCAGCGCTGCAGCGAAGCGAGGATGTGCCGGTCCGCGCCAGCCACGTTGCGGTCGCCGTCGACGTCCTCGATGCGCACCAGCCACTGGCCGCCGTGCGCCTTGGCGTCCAGGTAGCTGGCCATGGCCGCGACCAGGGAGCCCAGGTGCAGGGGACCGGTGGGGGAGGGGGCGAAACGGCCGATGTAGGGGGCTGGCGCTGTCATGCGCGAGAGTATGGGCGAGCGGCCGGCGGCACGTCAACATCGCATACAATGCCCGCGCGGCACACCCGCCGCCTCGAGACAACCGCACACGGACAACAAGACCATGCACAACCCGATCCCGACCGCGCGCACGCTGGCCATGAGCCTCGCGCTGGCGCTGGCACTGCCCGCTTTCGCCGCCCCGAAATCCCTGCCGCAGGTGCAGGAAGCGCCCTTGCGCGCCCACCTGGCCTTCCTCTCCAGCGACCTGCTGGAAGGGCGCGGCACCGGCCAGCGCGGCGGCGACCTGACCGTCGCCTACCTGGAGAACCAGGCCATGGCGGCCGGCCTGAAGCCGGTGCGCGACGGCGGCTACCGCCAGCTGGTGAAGATCGCCGGCGTCAAGGCGCTGCCGGAAACGTCCACGCTGCACCTGGCCGTCAACGGCGCCGCGCAGCCATTCGCCTTCGGCAAGGACTGGGTGTGGGGCGCCGGTGACGCGCAGGCGCGCCACGAGTTCGATGCGCCGCTGGTCTTCGTCGGCTACGGCATCGCCGCGCCGGAAGAGGGCTGGGACGACTACAAGGGCCAGGACGTGACGGGCAAGATCGTCGTCATGATGGTCAACGATCCGGCACCCACCGCCGAGGCACCGGAACGCTTCGGCGGCAAGGCGCTGACGTACTATGGCCGCTGGACCTACAAGTTCGAGGAGGCCAAGCGCCGCGGCGCCGCCGGGGCGCTGCTGATCCACACGGACGCCTCGGCGTCGTACGGCTGGAGCGTGATCCAGAACAGCTGGAGCGGCGTGGAGCGCTTCCAGCTGGCGCAGGGCGCGCCCGGCACGCCGCTGCAGGGCTGGATCGGCAACGATGCCGCCGTCGCCCTGTTCAAGGCCGCCGGCCAGGACCTGGATGCGCTGCGCGCCGCGGCCGAGCGCAAGGACTTCGCGCCGGTGCCGTTGCAGGCCAGGCTGGCCGGCACGCTGCAGGCGGCCGTGCGCACCGTCGAGCAGTACAACGTGGCCGGCATCGTGCCCGGCACCGATCCGAAGCTGAAGGACGAGGTAGTGATCTACAGCGCGCACTGGGACCACCTGGGCAAGCAGGGCGACGGCAAGGACAATATCTTCAACGGCGCCGTCGACAATGCCTCCGGCACCGCCGCGCTGCTGGCGATGGCGCAGGAAGCGGCCAAGGCGCCGGCGAAGCGCAGCCAGATGTTCCTGTGGGTGGCGGCGGAAGAGCAGGGCCTGCTGGGCAGCGCGGCCTATGCGACAGACCCGCTGTGGCCACTGGCGAAGACGGCCGCCAACCTGAACCTGGACAGCCTGAACTGGATCGGTACCGCGCGCGACATCGGCACGCAGGGCAGCGAGCGTACGGAGCTGGGCCGCATGGCCGCGGCCACCGCCAAGGCCATGAACCTGCGCATCGCGGATGCCCGGCCCGACCTGGCCGGCGGCTACTTCCGCAGCGACCACTTCAGCTTCGCCAAGGCCGGCGTGCCGGCATTCTCGATCGAGGGCGGGCGCGACTACGTGGGCGACAAGGAGGCGGCCGCCGCCGAGCGCAAGGCCTACGGCGCGCGCTACCACCAGGTGGGCGACGAGTACGATCCGAAGTGGGACCTGTCCGGCATGACGCAGCAGGCCCAGTTCACCCTGAACCTGGGGCGCATGGTGGCCGACGCGCCGAAGATGCCGGCGTGGCGGGCTGGCGATCCGTTCGGCAAGGCGCGCAAGTAAAGGTTGAAGACACCCTGAACGAAGACCGGGGTCAGACCCGCCGGGTCTGACCCCAGCCTCTGCTTTTGGGTGGTAAACAGCCTGTGGCCGGCGATTCAAACCCGCCGGTGACAGGCACCTATCTACGGGCCGGGAGGCCCGCAGATAGGTGCCTGTCACCATGGGTCTCGTTCAAGGCCCGCTCCCTTACCGCCTCCACCGCCCGCGGCAGGCTGCGCTTACTCATCATCTCGACGATCCAGCCAAAGCCGAACGGCACCGGCCCCGGATCGGCATACACGCGGTAGCGCACCTGCGAACCGCTGCCGTCCGGCAGCGCGGTGAAATCCCAATAGCCGGTCGTGTCGGCGATCGTCTGCCCGGGACGCAAGTCCGCGCGCGGCACCAGTTGCCACGCGAGCCGGCAGCCGTCGGCGCTGCTGGCCGGCTCCAGCCGCAGCCGGTACTGCTTGACCTGGCCCAGCGGCAGGTCCAGCGTCATGTCCACCAGGACGTAGCCGGGGCCGGTGCCGACCGGCACGGCGCTGCGCGTGTTCGGCATGAAGCTGCCGTAGCTGGCGTAGTCCTGCACGACACGGCACAGCCGCTCGGGCGAGGCGGCGATCACCGTCGTCGCGATGAAGGTGCGGCCGGGCGTGCCGCCAGGTTCCTCGACGACATCGACGGGTGCCGCCGCGACCTGCGCCGCGGCCAGCCAGGCCACCAGCATGAATAAACGTGGCATCGAGCCTCCTCAAGGCCGCAGGGCCAGTGTGATCGTGGTGCCGGTCAGGTCGATGCCCCGCATCGTGACGCTGCCGAAGCTGGGGCCGGCCGGATCGGCGCCGCGGATGCGGATATTCGACAGGCTCAGTTCACCGATCGTCGTCGGCAGCGCCAGCGTGATCGAGCCGTCCGCGTTCATCCGTGTCACGGCATTGGCCGGATCGAATGTCACCCCGCGCAGCGCCAGGTCCGATTCGAGCAAGCCCAGTACCGGGTTGACCAGCTTGGCCACGTCGCCGATCACGTCGACGCCGTTGCCGCGCAGCTGCTGGCGGATGTGGCGCACCAGCTCGTCCTGCAAGCCCTGGCCGTTGACTTCCTCCAGCTGCTGGTCGTCCAGCGGGCGCAGCGCCGGCATGGTCGCCACCACGGCGGCGGTGGCGACGGGCTGCATCGCCAGCGCCTGCAACGGCGCCATCAACGCGCCGATGAACGCGGCCGTCGTGCGCAGCCGCCGCTGGCGGTGCAGCACCTCCTGCACGTGCTGGTGCGTGATCAGGTTCCACTCGGCCAGGATCTCGCCCAGCAGCGCGCCGGTGCCTTGCTGGTGCGCGATGGCGCGCTCCAGCTGTTCCTGGGTGATCAGCCGCTGGCGTACCAGCAGCTCGCCGAACAGCGCTCGTGGACTGCCGTGGTGTCGTTCAGGTGCCATCGCAACTGCTTCCCTTCACTGGTGGCTGCCGTTCGCCGTGGTGGGCCAGGTCGGACGGCGTGGTGCCGAACCAGCGCTTGCAGGCCCGGTAGAACGCGCTGGGTTCGGAAAAGCCCAGCTGGAAGCTGAGCATCTTGAGCGACTGGTCGCCGCTTTCCAGCGAACGGCGCGCCAGCTCGCGGCGGGTGTCGTCCACCAGCGTCGAAAAGCTGGTGCCTTCCTCGGCCAGCCGGCGCTGCAGGGTGCGTTCGCTCATCATCAGGCGCGCCGCCACCGCGTCGCGGTGCGGTGGGCCCTTCGGCAGCAGGGTCGCGATGATGTCCTGCACGCGCGCGCTGAAGCGGGGCAGCTGGGCGCGCGCCAGGCCGGCCAGCATGGGCCGGGCGTCGCCGGTGGACGGCATCTGCGCCTCCGGCAGCGCGGCCACCAGGTCGGCGTCGGCGAATTCCATCACGTTATAGGGCCGGTTGAAATGCACGGGGCAGCCGAACGTCTCCTCGTAGTAGCTGGCATTGGCCGGCTCCGGAAAAGCATATTCGACCTGCACCGGCGTGGCGTCGTCGCGCCCGGCGGCGCTGCGCAGGGTGCGCAGCAGCACGCACCAGACGAAGTCGTAGCGCTGCAGCGGCACGGCGCGGCGCGCGCCGGGCAGCAGGATGCCCACGCGGGTGTGGCCGTGGCAGCGCTCGATCGTGCTTTGCACGGTGGGCGAGACCAGCATGATGTGGCCCATCACGCCCAGCCAGCCGAGCCGGTGCGGCGTGGAGACCTTCAGGCCGATCAGCGGGTCGCCGGACTGCTCGACGACGAGCTCCCACAGGTGGCTGAGGCGGTCGGACAGGGTCAGCGCATCGCAGGCGAGGCCGTCCTCGGTCAGGCCGGCTTGTTCGAACAAGGCGTCGGCGGCGACGCCGGAATGCGCCAGGCGCGACTTCACGCCGCGCACCAGATGCAGGGCGGAGGAATAGGGCATGGCCGCCTCGCTCAGGGCGTCACCGCCGCGCGCAGGCGCAGGCCGATGCGTTCCTGCAGGCCCTTCAGCTTCGGATCGATGACGGCGCGCGTATCGGCCGCCACGCTCTCGCCCAGCTTCTTTTGCAGTTCCGGCACCATCGCCTCGAACTTCTTCTTCACCGGCGACTCCAGGATCGCCACCATCTGCTTCAGCTCCTCCTCGGTGAAGCGCTCGGCAAGTAGCGGCGCCACCGTGGTGGGAATCAGCTTGTCGGCGCTGGCGCGCGCGATCGGCGTGGTCTCCTCCATGAACTTGCGGGCCTCGCCGACGATGTCCGTCATCGCCGCGTCGCGCTTTTCCGGCGCCGCGCGGCCCTGCAGCATGGCGCGGGCCTGCTGCACGGCGTCGCTGACGGGCGCCTGCAGCATCGACTGGCCGATGGTGTCGATCTGCCACAGCTGCAGCACGCGATTGACGAGGGCCTGCTTGGCGGGCGGGATGGCTTCGGCCGCGCGGGCGCTGCCGGCGACGAGGGTGGTTGCGACCAGGATGGTAACGGCGAGTTGTTTCATGAGGTCTCCTCAGAAGCGGTGGGTGAAACTGAGACCGGCGTAGCGGACCTTGATGTCGCCGGCCACGTCCAGTCCCGCATAGGGGTTGTAGATCACGTTCAGGAACTTGTTGCAGTTCATATTGCAGTCGGTGTTGGCCGGCGTGTCGAACTTGCCGGCCATGTAGGAGGCGGTCAGGCTGATGTCGCTGTGCGGCGAGAACTTGTAGTTCAGGCCCACGCTGTACAGCTTGGTGTCCGGCAGCGGCGCGATCAGGTCGATCTTGTCGGCCGGGACCGAGCTCTTGCGCGGCTCGTAGCCCAGGCGCAGCGCCAGCTTCTCGGTGGGGAACAGCTGCAGGCCGAAGCCGTAGTTGACGAGGCTCTTGTAGCCGCGCGGGATCTTCAGCTTGGTCGAATCGGCGATGCCGTACAGCCGCGCCACCTCCAGCAGCTTGACGCTCTGGTCGAATTCGAACGTCAGCGCGTTCCAGTCGCTCCACTTGGCGATGCTGGCGTCCACGTTCAGCTGCACGTAGCGGATCGGCCGCAGCTTGACGCCGAGCTGCAGGTGCGCCGGGAAGGGAATGGTGGCCGACAGGTTGCCTTTCTGCGTCTCCGGAATGTAGGCGGGCAGCCCCAGCACGGCCCCCGCGACGGGCCCGAACAGGCTGGAGTTCAGGCCCTTGACGAAGTTGCGCAGCATCGGCTGCGTGTCGAACTGGTACTTGCCGGTGTAGCGCGTCTTGGAGCCGCCC from Pseudoduganella armeniaca includes the following:
- a CDS encoding OBAP family protein; the protein is MQKTTLTCLIGATLLAAAIPALAQRDSPPSVGPAGAPKSAKTQVLEVGAKVLQGAAPMRGFDIYLVGFHPMKDAPELQMEAHHYCHQRNEDFAQCVLFDGNTADANMNGVEYIISAKAFALLPEAERKFWHPHNGEILSGQLVAPGIPEAAEKSLMKSKMNSYGKTWHTWNTGHEGHTGEALPLGEAKLAWSFNRDGEALPAMEQKRDRKLGIDSAAKRRDRTDLRALAQPQSGVDDLKGKFARPTTPIPGVADVKAAGK
- the gluQRS gene encoding tRNA glutamyl-Q(34) synthetase GluQRS → MTAPAPYIGRFAPSPTGPLHLGSLVAAMASYLDAKAHGGQWLVRIEDVDGDRNVAGADRHILASLQRCGMQWDGDVTWQTQRTALYDAALAQLAHNVYPCGCSRREIADSQTRLAAQHGANASLVYPGTCRTGLAPGKVPRALRVRMPDLPSHVVGFQDRWHGWVEQDIAREVGDFVIRRADGFWAYQLAVVVDDGAQGITDIVRGADLLDSTPRQLVLQDLLGLPHPRYLHVPVVLNDAGEKLSKQTGAAAFDNGAGPADLLAHALLPAARFLGLHLAAPSIAAFWQAAVPAWQRLLRERGAF
- a CDS encoding M28 family peptidase — protein: MHNPIPTARTLAMSLALALALPAFAAPKSLPQVQEAPLRAHLAFLSSDLLEGRGTGQRGGDLTVAYLENQAMAAGLKPVRDGGYRQLVKIAGVKALPETSTLHLAVNGAAQPFAFGKDWVWGAGDAQARHEFDAPLVFVGYGIAAPEEGWDDYKGQDVTGKIVVMMVNDPAPTAEAPERFGGKALTYYGRWTYKFEEAKRRGAAGALLIHTDASASYGWSVIQNSWSGVERFQLAQGAPGTPLQGWIGNDAAVALFKAAGQDLDALRAAAERKDFAPVPLQARLAGTLQAAVRTVEQYNVAGIVPGTDPKLKDEVVIYSAHWDHLGKQGDGKDNIFNGAVDNASGTAALLAMAQEAAKAPAKRSQMFLWVAAEEQGLLGSAAYATDPLWPLAKTAANLNLDSLNWIGTARDIGTQGSERTELGRMAAATAKAMNLRIADARPDLAGGYFRSDHFSFAKAGVPAFSIEGGRDYVGDKEAAAAERKAYGARYHQVGDEYDPKWDLSGMTQQAQFTLNLGRMVADAPKMPAWRAGDPFGKARK
- a CDS encoding SRPBCC family protein; the protein is MPRLFMLVAWLAAAQVAAAPVDVVEEPGGTPGRTFIATTVIAASPERLCRVVQDYASYGSFMPNTRSAVPVGTGPGYVLVDMTLDLPLGQVKQYRLRLEPASSADGCRLAWQLVPRADLRPGQTIADTTGYWDFTALPDGSGSQVRYRVYADPGPVPFGFGWIVEMMSKRSLPRAVEAVRERALNETHGDRHLSAGLPARR
- a CDS encoding AraC family transcriptional regulator translates to MPYSSALHLVRGVKSRLAHSGVAADALFEQAGLTEDGLACDALTLSDRLSHLWELVVEQSGDPLIGLKVSTPHRLGWLGVMGHIMLVSPTVQSTIERCHGHTRVGILLPGARRAVPLQRYDFVWCVLLRTLRSAAGRDDATPVQVEYAFPEPANASYYEETFGCPVHFNRPYNVMEFADADLVAALPEAQMPSTGDARPMLAGLARAQLPRFSARVQDIIATLLPKGPPHRDAVAARLMMSERTLQRRLAEEGTSFSTLVDDTRRELARRSLESGDQSLKMLSFQLGFSEPSAFYRACKRWFGTTPSDLAHHGERQPPVKGSSCDGT
- a CDS encoding DUF2059 domain-containing protein, yielding MKQLAVTILVATTLVAGSARAAEAIPPAKQALVNRVLQLWQIDTIGQSMLQAPVSDAVQQARAMLQGRAAPEKRDAAMTDIVGEARKFMEETTPIARASADKLIPTTVAPLLAERFTEEELKQMVAILESPVKKKFEAMVPELQKKLGESVAADTRAVIDPKLKGLQERIGLRLRAAVTP